The genomic segment CTCATCGGCGGCGACCATCACCAGGCTGGTGCGGATGCCCTGGCCCATCTCGGCGCGGTGGTTGACCACGCTGACCGTGCCGTCTTCGTCGATGCGGATAAAGACGTTGGGGTCGTCGACCCAGCCGTGGGGCATGGCCTCGGCGCCATAGCTTGTCTGCTCGTCGGCGCTTAGCGGCGCCCAGCGGGCGGCGATGACTAGGGCGCCGCCGGCGGCCAGGCCCTTGAGGAAGTGGCGACGGCTGACGTTGGCCAGTAGCAGCGTGTTGTTGAGGGTCGTCATGCCTGCTGCTCCCCATGCTCGGCGGCGCGCTGGATCGCCTGGCGGATACGCGAGTAGGTACCGCAGCGGCACAGGTTGCCGTCCATGGCCTCGACGATCTGTGCGTCGCTGGGTGACGGTGTCTGCTTGAGCAGGGCCGAGGCGCCCATGATCTGGCCGCTCTGGCAGTAGCCGCACTGGGCGACGCCGAGCTCGAGCCAGGCCTGCTGTACGCGGCTGCCAACGGTGTCATCGGCGATGCCTTCGATGGTGGTGACGTCGCGATCCTGGGCCTGGGAGACCGGGGTGACGCAGGAGCGCACCGCCTCGCCGTCGAGGTGCACGGTGCAGGCGCCGCACTGGGCGATACCGCAACCGAACTTGGTGCCGGTGAGCCGCGCTACATCGCGCAGCGCCCACAGCAGGGGCATCTGGTCGGGCACGTCGAGCTCGTGCTGCTGACCGTTGATCGTCAGGGTGATCATGCGCTATCTCCTTACAGCGTCGTTATTGTGTTCTGAGTGCTCCGCTTCTCCACGCGGGCGTAGCCTCCCTGGCAAGGGTAGCCGATACCCGGTAGTACGCATATTGGCGGGTATCGGCGAGCGCGGTCAGGCGGCGTCGTTCTTCAGGGTGGCCATGTCGATGACGAAGCGGTAGCGCACGTCGCCCTTCTCCATGCGCTCGTAGGCCGCGTTGATATTGTGGATATCGAGCATCTCGATATCGCAGGTGATGCCGTGCTCGGCGCAGAAGTCGAGCAGCTCCTGGGTCTCGGCGATGCCGCCGATCAGCGAGCCGGCCAGCACGCGGCGCTTGAACACCAGGTTGAAGCCCTCGATGGCGGGCTCGATGGGATCGAGCAGTCCCACCAGGATATGGGTGCCATCGTACTTGAGCGCCGCCAGGTAGGGGTTGAGGTCGTGCTGCACCGGCACGGTGTCGAGCATGAAGTCGAAGGTCTCGGCCACGGCCTCCATCTGCGCCGGGTCGCCGGAGACGACCACGTGGTCGGCACCGTTGCGCTTGGCTTCCTCGACCTTGGCCTCTGAACGGGTGAATACCGTGACTTCGGCGCCCAGCGCCTTGGCCAGCTTGACGCCCATATGGCCGAGGCCACCCATGCCGATCACCCCGATCTTGTGGCCGGCGCCGACGCCGTGCTTGCGCAGCGGCGAATAGGTGGTGATGCCGGCGCACAGGATGGGGGCCGCGGCGGCCGGGTCGAGCCCCT from the Halomonas sp. 1513 genome contains:
- a CDS encoding (2Fe-2S)-binding protein encodes the protein MITLTINGQQHELDVPDQMPLLWALRDVARLTGTKFGCGIAQCGACTVHLDGEAVRSCVTPVSQAQDRDVTTIEGIADDTVGSRVQQAWLELGVAQCGYCQSGQIMGASALLKQTPSPSDAQIVEAMDGNLCRCGTYSRIRQAIQRAAEHGEQQA
- a CDS encoding hydroxyacid dehydrogenase; protein product: MSQTHAYAAYAGDQPLAPFTFERRAPRPDDVAIEILYCGVCHSDLHFARNDWGMTTFPLVPGHEIVGRVTAVGNAVTQFKTGDLVGVGCMVDSCHHCQACEDGVEQFCLNGFTMTYGSEDRQDGTLTQGGYSDSIVVSEHFVLRMPEGLDPAAAAPILCAGITTYSPLRKHGVGAGHKIGVIGMGGLGHMGVKLAKALGAEVTVFTRSEAKVEEAKRNGADHVVVSGDPAQMEAVAETFDFMLDTVPVQHDLNPYLAALKYDGTHILVGLLDPIEPAIEGFNLVFKRRVLAGSLIGGIAETQELLDFCAEHGITCDIEMLDIHNINAAYERMEKGDVRYRFVIDMATLKNDAA